The following nucleotide sequence is from Anaerolineales bacterium.
GGGATTAGGATAATCTTTCGATATTGTCTCTCAGATTCGAGTTGGGTTAATTCGAAAATAGCGGGGTCCAGCTCTGCCAGACTACCGCGAAACAAAAAGTCATCCATGATTTTCTCCTAGGTGCATTTTGGATCTTAATAACGCCATGTAAATTGTAGTCGCTTGCATTGCTTGGGTCAAGTAGTCACCTTCTGTTAAATAGAAAAGTGGACTAGGAAGCTTGCTTTCCCATCCCGTTGGATAACATTTAACTCGATTAATCACGTGTACAATGTCTATGCGAATCTTCGATGAAGGTCAATACCCACGGATGAAATCAACCTGATATAAAAGTGGTTTTCCTTCAATAGAGCGGCGATAGTTCTCGATAAATATCTTGGCAATATCCGGTGGATAATTTTGGGCAGCACTATGGAATGTGAGGTAGGTATTTGGTGTTGACCATAACGGATGCCCGGCAGGAAGTGGCTCCACCGCGTTCACATCCAACACAGCACCTGCCAGCTGATAGTCACTTAATCCCCGGATCAATGCTGTCTCGTCTATTGTACTGCCTCTACCGATGTTCAACAACCATGCCTTGGGCGGTAAACTAGAAAGAAATCCTTCATTTATTAGATGAAATGTTGCCGGGGTACCCGGTAGACAGCACACCAAATAATCTAACCCACAAGCAAATTCGGTCAATTCCTCTCCATGGAAATATCGATCCACTGCCGGGCAATCTTCACTTTGCCTGGTGTACCCAAATACTTGCATACCAAAATCATGAGCGGTATTTGCCAGTTGGGATCCGATGCTTCCTACACCAAGTAATCCTAAGGTTTTTTCCCGCAGAGTCCCATTCGGCCGGTTATCCCACTTTTCAGTCAGTTGTGACTGCCAGCGAACCAGAATTTTCCGCTCGATCATTAGCAAATAGCCAAAAACATACTCTACCATCGCCTGACCATATACATTACGAGCATTTGTGAGCTGATAATCCTGCCGCATACCAGGCACCAGCAATGGTTCCACGCCTGCCCAGGTCGATTGAACCCAATGAACTGCAGGCATATTGGGTAATACTTCGCTTATCAACGAAGGTTCACCAAAAATAATGTCGATAGGTTCGCCTGTATGGACTATTTTTATTGGTTCTTTTACTGCACTGACCAATAAACCGGGCAGTTGTTCACAAGCAATCAATTGCTTATAGATCTCATCGTGTTGTGACAAAATGAGTAAATGATGTTTAGTATTCATCGAAAGAGGCAACGATCAATGTTTTACGAAATATATCTCGCAGGCCTCATCAATCAACTCAGGAGATAAATATATTGCTTTTTCCTCATAAACACATAGTGCTCTGAGGATGGTTAAGATGTCTCTCGGATGAACTGCTTGATAGGGCCTGTCACTTTGATGGTACCAACGATCGATCAGGTGCTGATAACTCTCTTGATCGAAATAAATTCCCAGTTGCTTGCAAACACGTTTAAAGATTTGCTTGTATGATGCTTCATCGGGGGTAAAAATTCCGACCTTCATTTGAATCCGGCGGAAAAAGGCTTCATCGGCCAGGTTGTACGGGTCGAGGTTCGTACAGAAAATGATCAGTGCTCGGAACGGTATGACCAGGGTCTGTCCGGTGCGTAAACGTAGAAAATCCACACCATTTTCCAATGGCATGATCCAGCGATTCAATAGCTCGATTGGACTGGCCTGTTGCCGGCCGAAATCATCAATCAAAAAAACTCCTCCATTCGCTTTTATTTGTAATGGAGCTTCATAAAAATTCGCTAGCGGATCCCACCGAAGGTCGAGTGCCTCGATCCTCATCTCACCACCGACCACAACAGATGGCCGTTTAAATAATCCCCAACGCCCATCTAGCTGATTTTTTTGCTCTCGTTCAATCTCCTGGTGGAACAATCGATCATAAATTTGGATAATCTGCCCGCCTGCAGTCAATGCATAAGGCAACCAAATTGGATCGGTGCCACTGATCAATTTCGAGATCTGCATGGAGATGGTGGTCTTCCCATTTCCAGGAGGACCATACAGGAATAACGACGCAGCAGAATTTATCGCTGGACCGATTTTTCGGTGAAATTCAGCTGGTAACACCAATTCATTGAGTGTATCCTTAACCTGGGCAGGTTTTACCATACGCGGACCAGTGGTCTGCAACTCAATCGCTTCATTATATCGGTTCACTGGCACAGGCACTGGCCCGATATACTTGCAGCGATCCATGGCCTCACGGGCACGATCTTCACCAGCCCCAGTCAGCTTATAGATGTAATTCAACGGGCCATAGGAGGTTGAAGATTGAGATACTTCGATCAAGTGTTCCTTACGTAACCAGTCTAACACCTGCTCCAATGCGTGCGGAACCCTCATCACCTGTGACATACGCTTGAAATCCACATATCCTTCGGTGTACAACAGGCGAAGAAGGATGTCAATTAAGATATTTTGGGGGATATCCAGCTCTTCTACAGATTTC
It contains:
- a CDS encoding AAA family ATPase, whose protein sequence is MQDNRTINDILTQPKSVEELDIPQNILIDILLRLLYTEGYVDFKRMSQVMRVPHALEQVLDWLRKEHLIEVSQSSTSYGPLNYIYKLTGAGEDRAREAMDRCKYIGPVPVPVNRYNEAIELQTTGPRMVKPAQVKDTLNELVLPAEFHRKIGPAINSAASLFLYGPPGNGKTTISMQISKLISGTDPIWLPYALTAGGQIIQIYDRLFHQEIEREQKNQLDGRWGLFKRPSVVVGGEMRIEALDLRWDPLANFYEAPLQIKANGGVFLIDDFGRQQASPIELLNRWIMPLENGVDFLRLRTGQTLVIPFRALIIFCTNLDPYNLADEAFFRRIQMKVGIFTPDEASYKQIFKRVCKQLGIYFDQESYQHLIDRWYHQSDRPYQAVHPRDILTILRALCVYEEKAIYLSPELIDEACEIYFVKH
- a CDS encoding D-2-hydroxyacid dehydrogenase; the encoded protein is MPLSMNTKHHLLILSQHDEIYKQLIACEQLPGLLVSAVKEPIKIVHTGEPIDIIFGEPSLISEVLPNMPAVHWVQSTWAGVEPLLVPGMRQDYQLTNARNVYGQAMVEYVFGYLLMIERKILVRWQSQLTEKWDNRPNGTLREKTLGLLGVGSIGSQLANTAHDFGMQVFGYTRQSEDCPAVDRYFHGEELTEFACGLDYLVCCLPGTPATFHLINEGFLSSLPPKAWLLNIGRGSTIDETALIRGLSDYQLAGAVLDVNAVEPLPAGHPLWSTPNTYLTFHSAAQNYPPDIAKIFIENYRRSIEGKPLLYQVDFIRGY